A genomic stretch from Falco naumanni isolate bFalNau1 chromosome 8, bFalNau1.pat, whole genome shotgun sequence includes:
- the RAB17 gene encoding ras-related protein Rab-17, giving the protein MAQEAMPGTFLEGIRPTYIYKVVLLGSTSVGKSSLAYRYVKNDFKESLPTVGCSFFTQTLNLEVATVKFEIWDTAGQEKYHSVCHLYYRGAHAALLVYDIANKETLNRAKLWLRDLEKEFLPDEIVIALVGNKMDLAAEREVATEEGEEFARTKGLLFMETSAKSNHQVNDIFMAIAQELLQRERQKASAPSLHGRSTVDLGESRARTGCC; this is encoded by the exons ATGGCACAGGAAGCAATGCCAGGCACATTCCTGGAGGGGATTCGCCCCACCTACATCTACAAGGTGGTTCTTCTGGGGAGCACATCAGTGGGAAAGTCAAGCCTAGCCTACCGATACGTGAAAAATGACTTCAAAGAGTCACTGCCAACCGTGGGAT GCTCCTTCTTCACACAGACACTCAATCTGGAGGTAGCCACTGTCAAGTTTGAGATCTGGGACACAGCAGGCCAGGAGAAGTACCACAGTGTCTGCCACCTCTACTACCGGGGTGCCCATGCTGCTCTCCTTGTTTACGACATCGCTAACAAG GAAACACTCAACAGAGCAAAGCTGTggctgagggacctggagaAGGAATTCCTTCCTGATGAAATAGTCATTGCTTTGGTGGGCAACAAGATGGACCTTGCGGCTGAGCGAGAAGTTGCCACCGAG GAGGGAGAAGAGTTTGCAAGGACCAAAGGCCTCCTCTTCATGGAGACATCTGCAAAATCCAACCACCAAGTAAATGATATCTTTATGGCCATAG CCCAAGAGCTCCTGCAGCGGGAACGACAGAAGGCATCAGCCCCATCCCTACACGGGAGGTCAACAGTTGACCTGGGGGAGAGCAGGGCAAGGACAGGATGCTGCTGA